In Caldivirga sp., the genomic window ACCTCCTGGCTAAGCGTCTTCCTGATTTCTTCAATGTTCTTAACGTGGTCTTCATCGTAAGTGTACACTAATGCATTATTGTTCGGTATCCTTGATGGTGAAGTAGACAACCATGATTTAAGGAGAGCCTCCTCCAAAGTGCCCCCACTTGACGCAACCTCTCCAGTACTGTACATGACTGGGCCAAGTCTCGGGTACGCACCCCTTATTCTTGACCATGAGAATTGGGCTGATTTAACCCACCATTCCCTAGGCCTAATTAACCTATACCCCTCTAAGCCGAGCCCACTTATTGATGCTCTTAAGGCTAGCTTAGCTAGGTTAATTCCAGTAGCCTTACTGCTTAGGGGCATTGACCTGCTCGCCCTAATGTTAGCTTCAATTACGTATACCTTATCTCCCACTATGAATTGAACATTTAATGGACCCTTAACGCCAAGTTCTGAGGCTATTAAGTGGGTTACCTTAGCCATTTCATTAACCTGCCCATTACTTAACCTGTAACTCAACCCATTAGGAACCAGGACCATTGTACTATCCCCAGAATGCACACCGGGTGGTTCTACGTGTTCTATAGGGACTAGTATGGTTCCCTTACCATCACTGACACCATCAGTCTCAGCCTCTACACCACCCTTTAAAAACTTTGACACTAATACTGGGTGTTCTGGGCTTATTCTAGTAGCCTTCTCGATAAAACTAGTTAATTCACCCCTATTCCTAGCTACACCCATGTATGTTCCACCAAGTACGTAACTGGGCCTCACTATGACTGGGTAATCAAGCCACCTCTCCACCAGGTTGATTAACTCACTTACACTGTTTGCGTAGGCCCATGGTGGTTGAGCCACGTTAAGCTTATCGAGTAGTTTAGAGAACTTAACCCTGTCCTCGGCTAGGTCAATGGAGCTTGGGCTAGTGCCAAGTATCCTGGAGTCCCCTATCCATGAGCGGGCCTTACTGTATAGCCTTTGCCCAATTTGACCACCAGCCCAAAGCACCACTAGCTTAGGGTTCTCCTTAGCTATAATCCACCTAAGCGACTCCGGTGTTAATTCCTCGAAGAATAGCTTATCTGCGAAGTCCCAGTCAGTACTGACCGTTTCAGGGTTATAATTGACTACACCAACCCTGTAACCCAGTTCCTTAAGGCCTAAGACCGTGTTAACCACCGACCAGTCGAACTCAACGCTGACACCTATCCTGAATACACCTGCACCAATCACTAATGCATCAACACCAGGCCCAGTATCATCATCAAACTGACCACCACTGGTCAAGTATAGGTAGTTTGTTGAAGCAGGCCATTCACCAGCAAGGGTATCTATCTGCTTTACAACCTTGACAACACCCTGCATTGGGTTTGCCCCAATTCCCCTTAACTGCTCCTCACTAAAGCCGAGGGCGTAAACCTCACTAATGGGTACTTCACCACCCCCCTTAATTAATTCATAAGTATCTACGATATTCTTAATGGCATTTATGAAGAACTTATCAACGCCAGTCCATTCTGAAATCTCATCAACACTGTAGCCATCCTTGAGGAGTCTAGCCGCGTACAGGAACCAGTACGGTTTCCTCTCCTTAACCATCTTAACAGCAGTCTCAATTGTTGATTCATTGTATATGCGTCCACCAACTAACCCAGGCTCACCTATGTCCAGCATTCTCACGGCCTTTTGCCAAGCCTCCTCAAGGGTTCTACCAATACCCATCACTTCACCTATGCTCATCATTTCAGGACCAAGCGACTCATCAACGTTAAACCTATCGTTCTCCCATCTAGGTATCTTAACCACCACGTAGTCTAGGCTTGGTTCAAAGGCTGTGATAGTTCTCCCAGTTACCTTATTCATGAGTTCACTTAGCCTATATCCTAAGGCAAGCTTAGCCGCTATGTAGGCTAATGGGTAACCTGACGCTTTACTGGCTAGCGCACTTGACCTACTCATCCTTGGGTTAGTCTCAACTATGTACATTTCAGGGCCCTTATTATTGATGGCTACCTGCACATTACATTCACCTATTAGTCCAATGGATTCAGCCACCTTGATTGATATGAACCTTGACCTCTGGTACTCATCATTAGTTAACGTTAGGCATGGAGCCACCACCACTGAATCACCAGTGTGAATGCCCATTGGGTCAATGTTCTCCATGCACACAACCGCCACTGAATCACCGTGGGAATCCCTCATAACCTCAAACTCAATCTCCTTCCATCCACCAATGTACTTCTCTATCAGTACCTCCTTGATTTCACTTTGGGCAAGCGCCTTATGCATCCTATTAACCAACTCCTCACTACTCCTAGCCGTAAACGCCCCTGCACCACCTAGGTTGAATGAAACCCTAACCAACACTGGGTAACCTATCTCCTCAGCTCCCCGTAATGCCTCCTCAACATTGTGCGCTGTTACTGACCTGAGGACTGGTAATCCCCTACTCAACATGAGGTTCTTGAATAAGTCCCTACTTAACGCGCTCCTAATGCCCTCCACCGGTGTACCCAGTACCTTAACAC contains:
- the carB gene encoding carbamoyl-phosphate synthase (glutamine-hydrolyzing) large subunit, which encodes MDVRSVLIIGSGPIKVAEAAEFDYSGIQALKAFREEGIRTILVNPNVATVQTTNVFADRVYFTPIKTQFLEKIIEEERPDAVACGFGGQTALSACVNLNDAGVLSKYGVKVLGTPVEGIRSALSRDLFKNLMLSRGLPVLRSVTAHNVEEALRGAEEIGYPVLVRVSFNLGGAGAFTARSSEELVNRMHKALAQSEIKEVLIEKYIGGWKEIEFEVMRDSHGDSVAVVCMENIDPMGIHTGDSVVVAPCLTLTNDEYQRSRFISIKVAESIGLIGECNVQVAINNKGPEMYIVETNPRMSRSSALASKASGYPLAYIAAKLALGYRLSELMNKVTGRTITAFEPSLDYVVVKIPRWENDRFNVDESLGPEMMSIGEVMGIGRTLEEAWQKAVRMLDIGEPGLVGGRIYNESTIETAVKMVKERKPYWFLYAARLLKDGYSVDEISEWTGVDKFFINAIKNIVDTYELIKGGGEVPISEVYALGFSEEQLRGIGANPMQGVVKVVKQIDTLAGEWPASTNYLYLTSGGQFDDDTGPGVDALVIGAGVFRIGVSVEFDWSVVNTVLGLKELGYRVGVVNYNPETVSTDWDFADKLFFEELTPESLRWIIAKENPKLVVLWAGGQIGQRLYSKARSWIGDSRILGTSPSSIDLAEDRVKFSKLLDKLNVAQPPWAYANSVSELINLVERWLDYPVIVRPSYVLGGTYMGVARNRGELTSFIEKATRISPEHPVLVSKFLKGGVEAETDGVSDGKGTILVPIEHVEPPGVHSGDSTMVLVPNGLSYRLSNGQVNEMAKVTHLIASELGVKGPLNVQFIVGDKVYVIEANIRASRSMPLSSKATGINLAKLALRASISGLGLEGYRLIRPREWWVKSAQFSWSRIRGAYPRLGPVMYSTGEVASSGGTLEEALLKSWLSTSPSRIPNNNALVYTYDEDHVKNIEEIRKTLSQEVTLIDEENAREALKLGKVDILITGGSTEDKDYVTRRLAADTSTPIILDSTLGLELTRAFKWYWNGGVLNVKPWSGELSLGDLQWN